One segment of Candidatus Manganitrophus noduliformans DNA contains the following:
- the accC gene encoding acetyl-CoA carboxylase biotin carboxylase subunit, translating into MFKKVLIANRGEIALRIIRACKELSIPTVAIHSEADATGLYVRKADEACLVGPGPIEGYLNIYRIIDLAKQKGVDAIHPGYGFLAENPEFAQACQESGLTFIGPPAAAMRAMGDKVSARQKMKEIGVPIVPGLIEPIASLNDAVRFADEIGYPVMLKASAGGGGRGLRICKDREDLKRHFPIAQTEAKASFGKEAVYLEKYIHAPRHIEFQILADQEGNVIHLGERDCSIQRRHQKLIEIAPSLLLDERLRREMGEAAIAAARSVGYTSAGTVEFLVDSSRRYYFLEMNTRIQVEHTVTEEITGVDLVKEMIRIAAGRPISIPQSQVFLRGHAIECRINAEDPQKNFIPTPGKITAYSSPGGIGIRIDGNVYAGYVVPPYYDSLLAKLTVRARTWDGAVQRMRRALDEYVIRGVKTSIPFYKRIMEDPDFQTGHFDTTYIDSHLDKLNVAADYFRMDKMLAIAAAIAAHSKR; encoded by the coding sequence ATGTTCAAAAAAGTTCTGATCGCCAACCGCGGGGAGATTGCGCTTCGGATTATACGGGCGTGCAAGGAACTCTCCATCCCCACGGTCGCCATTCACTCGGAGGCCGACGCGACCGGCCTCTATGTCCGGAAAGCCGATGAGGCTTGCCTGGTCGGTCCGGGGCCGATCGAAGGCTATCTGAATATTTACCGGATCATCGATCTGGCCAAGCAGAAGGGGGTCGATGCGATCCATCCCGGCTACGGCTTCCTTGCCGAGAATCCGGAGTTCGCCCAGGCCTGCCAAGAGAGCGGGCTGACCTTTATCGGACCGCCGGCCGCCGCCATGCGGGCGATGGGGGACAAGGTTTCCGCCCGTCAAAAGATGAAGGAGATCGGCGTTCCGATCGTTCCCGGCCTGATCGAGCCGATCGCATCGCTGAATGATGCGGTCCGATTTGCCGACGAGATCGGCTACCCGGTCATGCTGAAGGCCTCCGCCGGCGGAGGGGGACGCGGCCTTCGAATCTGCAAAGATCGAGAAGATCTGAAAAGACACTTCCCGATCGCCCAGACGGAGGCCAAGGCCTCTTTCGGGAAAGAAGCGGTCTACCTGGAAAAATATATCCATGCCCCCCGCCATATCGAATTTCAAATTCTCGCCGACCAGGAAGGAAACGTGATCCACCTGGGAGAGCGCGATTGCTCCATCCAGCGAAGACATCAAAAGCTGATCGAAATCGCTCCGTCGTTGTTATTGGACGAGCGGCTTCGACGGGAGATGGGGGAGGCGGCGATCGCGGCGGCGCGGTCGGTCGGGTACACCAGCGCCGGGACGGTCGAATTTCTGGTCGATTCGAGCCGGCGTTATTATTTTCTCGAGATGAACACCCGGATCCAGGTCGAGCATACGGTGACCGAGGAGATTACGGGGGTCGATCTCGTGAAGGAGATGATCCGGATCGCCGCCGGGAGGCCGATCTCCATCCCTCAATCGCAGGTCTTCCTCAGAGGCCATGCGATTGAGTGCCGGATCAACGCCGAAGATCCGCAGAAAAATTTCATCCCGACCCCGGGAAAAATCACCGCCTACTCCTCGCCGGGAGGAATCGGCATCCGCATCGACGGAAACGTCTATGCGGGATACGTCGTCCCCCCGTATTACGACTCCCTCCTGGCCAAGCTGACCGTCCGGGCCCGCACCTGGGATGGCGCCGTGCAGCGGATGCGCCGCGCCCTCGATGAATATGTCATCCGGGGGGTGAAGACGTCGATCCCATTCTACAAACGGATCATGGAAGATCCCGATTTCCAGACGGGCCACTTCGATACGACCTATATCGATTCGCACCTCGACAAGTTGAACGTTGCAGCCGATTATTTTCGAATGGATAAAATGCTCGCGATCGCCGCGGCGATCGCCGCCCATTCGAAAAGATAA